In Labrys wisconsinensis, a single genomic region encodes these proteins:
- a CDS encoding glucan biosynthesis protein: MTDDLDRRLFLKGAATLTTLAAFGLPAEAFAADGLLTFGAAKPFSFEAVVERAKALASQAYVPPERPAPEVTSRLDYGKVGQIKFRTEAALWADGPAPFPATFFHLGTFFQKRVAISVVDGDKAREIVYKKSYFDMPADNPAQQLPDGVGFAGFRFQESRTGSLDWKKNDWVAFLGASYFRAIGELFQYGLSARGIVVNAANPNPPHDEEFPDFKEFWLEAVPNSTDQVRVHALLDGPSVAGAYSFLMTRDKAVLMDIDARIFTRNDVARFGLAPLTSMYWFSETVKQTAIDWRPEIHDSDGLALWTGAGEHIWRPLNNVPATIVSAFSDVNPKGFGLLQRDRNFDHYLDGVKYDLRPSAWIEPLEPFGEGAVQLIEIPTDDEIHDNVVAMWVPKAVVKGGQAYTLKYRLHWAADEPFPTNLGRCVATRMGNGGQPGTKRPVGVRKFVVEFLGGPLKDLAFGVTPEVVLSTSRGDFSYTFSEAVPDGVAGHWRASFDLTVTGPDPVEMRCYLKTGDQVLTETWLYQYHPF, from the coding sequence ATGACCGACGATCTCGACCGCCGGCTTTTCCTCAAAGGCGCCGCGACCCTGACCACCCTGGCCGCGTTCGGCCTGCCGGCCGAAGCCTTCGCCGCCGACGGCCTGCTCACCTTCGGCGCAGCCAAGCCCTTCTCCTTCGAAGCCGTGGTCGAGCGGGCCAAGGCCCTGGCGTCCCAGGCCTATGTGCCGCCGGAGCGGCCCGCGCCCGAGGTCACGAGCCGGCTCGACTACGGCAAGGTCGGCCAGATCAAGTTCAGGACCGAGGCGGCGCTGTGGGCCGACGGGCCGGCGCCCTTCCCCGCGACCTTCTTCCATCTCGGCACCTTCTTCCAGAAGCGCGTCGCCATCTCCGTGGTCGACGGCGACAAGGCGCGGGAGATCGTCTACAAGAAATCCTATTTCGACATGCCGGCCGACAATCCGGCCCAGCAGCTGCCCGACGGCGTCGGCTTCGCCGGCTTCCGCTTCCAGGAGAGCCGCACCGGCTCGCTCGACTGGAAGAAGAACGACTGGGTCGCCTTCCTCGGCGCCTCCTATTTCCGTGCCATCGGCGAATTGTTCCAGTACGGCCTGTCCGCCCGCGGCATCGTCGTCAACGCCGCCAACCCCAACCCGCCGCACGACGAGGAATTCCCCGACTTCAAGGAATTCTGGCTGGAGGCCGTGCCGAATTCGACCGACCAGGTGCGCGTCCATGCCCTGCTCGACGGCCCCTCGGTCGCCGGCGCCTATTCCTTCCTGATGACGCGCGACAAGGCGGTGCTCATGGACATCGATGCGCGCATCTTCACGCGCAACGACGTCGCCCGCTTCGGCCTGGCGCCGCTGACCTCGATGTACTGGTTCTCCGAGACGGTGAAGCAGACGGCGATCGACTGGCGGCCGGAGATCCACGATTCGGACGGCCTGGCCCTCTGGACCGGCGCGGGCGAGCACATCTGGCGCCCGCTCAACAACGTGCCGGCGACGATCGTCTCGGCTTTCTCCGACGTCAACCCCAAGGGTTTCGGCCTGCTGCAGCGCGACCGCAACTTCGACCATTATCTCGACGGCGTGAAGTACGACCTGCGCCCCTCCGCCTGGATCGAGCCGCTGGAGCCCTTCGGCGAGGGCGCGGTGCAGCTGATCGAGATCCCGACCGACGACGAGATCCACGACAACGTCGTCGCCATGTGGGTGCCCAAGGCGGTGGTGAAGGGCGGCCAGGCCTATACGCTGAAATACCGCCTGCACTGGGCGGCGGACGAGCCTTTCCCGACCAATCTCGGCCGCTGCGTCGCCACGCGCATGGGCAATGGCGGCCAGCCCGGCACCAAGCGCCCGGTCGGCGTGCGCAAGTTCGTGGTCGAGTTCCTCGGCGGCCCGCTCAAGGACCTCGCCTTCGGCGTCACGCCGGAGGTGGTGCTGAGCACCTCGCGCGGCGACTTCTCCTACACCTTCTCCGAAGCCGTCCCCGACGGGGTCGCCGGCCATTGGCGCGCCTCGTTCGACCTCACCGTCACCGGCCCGGATCCGGTGGAGATGCGCTGCTACCTCAAGACCGGCGACCAGGTGCTGACCGAGACCTGGCTCTACCAGTACCATCCGTTCTGA
- a CDS encoding aldo/keto reductase — translation MRLIRLPDGETVPALGQGTWMMGERPERRAAEVAALRAGVEAGLTLIDTAEMYGDGRTERLLAEALSGLREEVFLVSKAYPQNAGRAGLPQACERSLKRLGTDRIDLYLLHWRGGIPLAETVEAFEALQRAGKIRHWGVSNLDTDDMEELVAAGGQACAVNQVLYNIGRRGPEFDLLPWLGRRGIPLMAYSPVEQGRLPTGGALAAVARRHGVTPCQVALAWLMRRPDVIAIPKAGQTAHVEENRAALDLVLSPEDLAELDRAFPPPRRKAPLEML, via the coding sequence ATGCGCCTGATCCGTCTGCCGGACGGCGAGACCGTTCCGGCCCTGGGGCAGGGGACCTGGATGATGGGCGAGCGTCCCGAGCGGCGCGCCGCCGAGGTCGCGGCGCTGCGCGCCGGCGTCGAGGCGGGCCTCACCCTCATCGACACCGCCGAGATGTATGGCGATGGCCGCACCGAGCGGCTTTTGGCCGAAGCCTTGTCGGGATTGCGCGAGGAGGTGTTCCTGGTCAGCAAGGCCTATCCGCAGAATGCCGGCCGCGCCGGCCTGCCGCAGGCCTGCGAGCGCAGCCTGAAGCGGCTCGGCACCGACCGCATCGACCTCTACCTCCTGCACTGGCGCGGCGGCATTCCCCTCGCCGAGACCGTCGAGGCGTTCGAGGCGCTGCAGCGGGCCGGCAAGATCCGGCACTGGGGCGTCAGCAATCTCGACACCGACGACATGGAGGAGCTCGTGGCGGCCGGCGGGCAGGCCTGCGCGGTGAACCAGGTGCTCTACAATATCGGGCGCCGCGGCCCCGAATTCGACCTGCTGCCCTGGCTGGGCCGTCGCGGCATCCCGCTGATGGCCTACAGCCCGGTGGAGCAGGGGCGGCTGCCGACCGGCGGAGCGCTGGCCGCCGTCGCCCGGCGCCACGGCGTCACGCCCTGCCAGGTGGCGCTGGCCTGGCTGATGCGGCGGCCGGACGTGATCGCCATTCCCAAGGCGGGACAGACGGCGCATGTCGAGGAGAACCGGGCCGCTCTCGACCTGGTGCTCTCGCCGGAGGACTTGGCCGAGCTCGACCGCGCCTTTCCGCCGCCACGGCGCAAGGCGCCGCTGGAGATGCTGTGA
- a CDS encoding DNA-3-methyladenine glycosylase, with translation MTGQAALTAAFFDRDVLAVARELIGATLLVEGVGGAIVETEAYDPDEPASHAFRGRTARNAVMFGPPGRAYVYFTYGMHWCLNFVCGAEGHATAVLIRALAPEAGLEAMRARRGLEALRLLCSGPARLTQALGVTNRHNGLALAAPPFLVLERAAAPAIAVGPRIGISQAKDLPWRFGLAGSPFLSRPFPA, from the coding sequence GTGACCGGGCAGGCCGCGCTGACCGCCGCCTTCTTCGACCGCGACGTGCTGGCGGTGGCGCGCGAGCTGATCGGCGCCACGCTCCTGGTCGAGGGCGTCGGCGGCGCCATCGTCGAGACCGAGGCCTACGACCCCGACGAGCCGGCCTCGCATGCCTTCCGCGGCCGCACGGCGCGCAACGCCGTGATGTTCGGGCCGCCCGGCCGCGCCTATGTCTATTTCACCTATGGTATGCACTGGTGCCTGAACTTCGTCTGTGGCGCCGAAGGCCATGCCACCGCCGTGCTGATCCGTGCCCTGGCGCCGGAGGCGGGCCTGGAGGCGATGCGGGCGCGCCGCGGCCTGGAGGCCTTGCGGCTGCTCTGCTCGGGGCCGGCCCGCCTGACCCAGGCACTGGGGGTCACGAACCGCCACAACGGGCTGGCGCTGGCCGCGCCGCCCTTCCTCGTGCTGGAGCGCGCCGCCGCGCCCGCCATCGCCGTAGGGCCTCGCATCGGCATCTCCCAGGCGAAGGATCTGCCCTGGCGCTTCGGCCTCGCCGGCTCGCCGTTCCTCAGCCGGCCGTTTCCGGCCTGA
- the rcdA gene encoding protease adaptor protein RcdA — translation MTESLGKHPAEMVLLSERLLSSSAFKVLFREGMALVESTAAYLDGPGRAESRELDRAAALAYATESMRLTTRLMQLASWLLLQRAVNEGEMTQDQARTEKNRVRLASAAPDPGAEVLGLLPPTLVQLIRHSLRLQQRLARLEEVLSNPEAPVPEQDNAVGQQIDLIRQAFGGR, via the coding sequence ATGACCGAGAGCCTTGGCAAACATCCGGCGGAGATGGTGCTGCTCAGCGAGAGGCTCCTCTCCTCCTCCGCCTTCAAGGTGCTGTTCCGCGAGGGCATGGCGCTGGTGGAATCGACCGCCGCCTATCTCGACGGTCCGGGCCGGGCCGAATCGCGGGAGCTGGACCGCGCCGCCGCGCTCGCCTACGCCACCGAGAGCATGCGGCTGACCACCCGGCTGATGCAGCTCGCCTCCTGGCTCCTCTTGCAGCGGGCCGTCAACGAGGGCGAGATGACGCAGGATCAGGCCCGCACCGAGAAGAATCGCGTGCGGCTGGCTTCCGCCGCCCCCGATCCCGGCGCGGAGGTGCTCGGCCTGCTGCCGCCGACGCTGGTGCAGCTGATCCGCCATTCCCTGCGCCTGCAGCAGCGCCTCGCCCGGCTGGAGGAGGTGCTGTCCAATCCGGAGGCGCCCGTGCCGGAACAGGACAATGCGGTCGGCCAGCAGATCGACCTGATCCGCCAGGCCTTCGGCGGGCGCTGA
- a CDS encoding DUF1192 domain-containing protein, with protein MPMFDEEPVKKKVSHEVGQDLSALSLHELDERIALLEAEVARLAAAKAAKAASMDAAASIFRKI; from the coding sequence ATGCCCATGTTCGACGAAGAGCCCGTGAAGAAGAAGGTCAGCCACGAGGTCGGCCAGGATCTGTCCGCCCTGTCGCTGCACGAGCTCGACGAGCGCATCGCCCTGCTCGAGGCCGAGGTCGCCCGCCTCGCGGCGGCCAAGGCCGCGAAGGCCGCGTCCATGGATGCCGCCGCCTCCATCTTCAGGAAAATTTGA
- a CDS encoding NAD(P)H-quinone oxidoreductase, with protein sequence MTTLPDEMRVMAIREPGGPQVLTEESRPLPTPGETDILIRVAAAGVNRPDLLQRAGVYPPPPGASDLPGLEVAGEVAAVGYDVRRWKVGDKVCALVAGGGYAEYVLAPESNALPVPAGMDMVQAAALPETGFTVWHNVFERGRLTEGETFLVHGGSSGIGTTAIMLAKAFGATVFTTAGSPEKCEACRKLGADLAIDYKTADWVAEVREASGGRGVDLILDMVGGDYVAKNYSAAAMDGRIVQIAFLRGSKVELDLVKLMTKRLTHTGSTMRPQSVASKARIARELEDKVWPLLAAGACRPVIHATLPLADAAKAHALLEAGDHVGKVVLTVP encoded by the coding sequence ATGACCACTCTTCCCGACGAGATGCGCGTCATGGCCATCCGCGAGCCCGGCGGGCCGCAGGTGCTCACCGAGGAGAGCCGGCCGCTGCCGACCCCGGGCGAGACCGACATCCTGATTCGCGTCGCCGCCGCCGGCGTCAACCGGCCGGATCTCCTGCAGCGCGCCGGCGTCTATCCCCCGCCCCCGGGCGCCTCGGACCTGCCGGGCCTGGAGGTCGCGGGGGAGGTGGCCGCCGTCGGCTACGACGTCCGGCGCTGGAAGGTGGGAGACAAGGTCTGCGCCCTGGTGGCGGGCGGGGGCTATGCCGAGTATGTGCTCGCGCCCGAATCCAACGCCCTGCCGGTGCCGGCCGGCATGGACATGGTGCAGGCGGCAGCCCTGCCGGAGACCGGCTTCACCGTCTGGCACAACGTGTTCGAGCGCGGGCGCCTCACCGAGGGCGAGACCTTCCTGGTGCACGGCGGCTCCTCGGGCATCGGCACCACGGCGATCATGCTGGCCAAGGCCTTCGGCGCGACGGTGTTCACCACTGCCGGCTCGCCGGAGAAATGCGAGGCCTGCCGCAAGCTCGGGGCGGACCTGGCGATCGACTACAAGACCGCGGACTGGGTGGCCGAGGTGCGCGAGGCGAGCGGCGGGCGCGGCGTCGACCTGATCCTCGACATGGTCGGCGGCGACTATGTCGCCAAGAACTACAGTGCGGCGGCGATGGACGGGCGGATCGTCCAGATCGCCTTCCTGCGCGGCAGCAAGGTCGAGCTCGACCTCGTGAAGCTGATGACCAAGCGTCTCACCCACACCGGCTCGACCATGCGGCCACAGTCGGTGGCTTCCAAGGCGCGGATCGCCCGCGAGCTGGAGGACAAGGTTTGGCCGCTGCTCGCCGCCGGCGCCTGCCGGCCGGTGATCCACGCCACCCTCCCGCTCGCCGACGCCGCCAAGGCGCATGCGCTGCTCGAGGCCGGCGACCATGTCGGCAAGGTGGTGCTGACGGTGCCGTAG
- a CDS encoding glutathione S-transferase family protein, with the protein MLTLHDYLPSQNGWKIRVLLGLLAIAYDTRMVSIFEGESRSEAFLALNPAGAVPVLELEDGRTIAESNAILAYLAEGTPLLPADRYQRAKVMQWLFFEQYYVEPVIGTLRFWTLTGRLERNQALVAGKREAGTRALAALERGLAGTPFLAGDALSIADIAVYAYGHRAEDCGFRLADYPSVAAWTGRVRDAIGPDQPVHPYGIDPHSAA; encoded by the coding sequence GTGCTCACGCTCCACGACTATCTGCCGTCGCAGAACGGCTGGAAGATCCGGGTTCTGCTCGGGCTGCTCGCGATTGCGTATGATACCCGCATGGTATCGATCTTCGAGGGCGAGAGCCGTAGCGAGGCATTCCTGGCCCTCAACCCGGCCGGCGCCGTCCCCGTTCTCGAGCTGGAGGATGGGCGGACGATCGCCGAATCCAATGCCATCCTCGCCTATCTCGCCGAGGGGACGCCGCTTCTGCCCGCAGACCGCTATCAGCGTGCCAAGGTGATGCAGTGGCTGTTCTTCGAGCAGTACTATGTCGAGCCGGTGATCGGCACCCTGCGCTTCTGGACGCTGACCGGACGGCTCGAGCGCAACCAGGCTCTGGTTGCCGGCAAGCGTGAAGCCGGCACCCGGGCGCTCGCCGCCCTGGAGCGCGGCCTCGCCGGCACGCCGTTCCTGGCCGGGGACGCGCTCTCGATCGCCGATATCGCGGTCTATGCCTATGGCCACCGCGCCGAGGATTGCGGCTTCCGGCTGGCGGACTACCCGTCGGTCGCCGCCTGGACCGGCCGCGTGCGCGATGCCATCGGCCCCGACCAACCCGTCCATCCCTACGGCATCGACCCTCATTCCGCCGCCTGA
- a CDS encoding helix-turn-helix domain-containing protein: MPSVPLPFVVALLLGIALVRLARREEPPVNPLFMAMIAAYALQSVVIGLRWGYGIETLRFVQLVVAAVIPPLSWVAFSAFATGHPTVPVRQLWPHALAPAAIVLLVALRLPLIDPVLILTFLGYGVALIALARPGPDGLDRVKLDGAIPLHRALQATGLLLVFSAATDAVIAADLFGVERAHIGLISGLGSLCSLVLLAVAAIAAGDEVPDTQADAPPAAPEPEADDARILAELDALMATRGLYRDPELSLDRLARRLGLPARRISAAINRTRAVNVSQYVNEHRIAAACRALRDSEAPITTILYDVGFQTKSNFNREFLRVTGTSPSRWRAGRGAPAAGRQDPQAAE; this comes from the coding sequence ATGCCGTCCGTGCCCCTGCCCTTCGTCGTCGCGCTGCTCCTCGGCATCGCCCTGGTCCGCCTGGCGCGGCGGGAGGAGCCGCCGGTCAATCCGCTGTTCATGGCGATGATCGCCGCCTATGCGCTGCAATCGGTGGTGATCGGGCTGCGCTGGGGCTATGGCATCGAGACGCTGCGCTTCGTGCAGCTGGTGGTGGCTGCGGTCATCCCGCCCTTGTCCTGGGTGGCGTTCAGCGCCTTCGCCACGGGGCATCCGACCGTGCCCGTCCGCCAGCTCTGGCCGCATGCGCTGGCGCCGGCGGCGATCGTGCTCCTGGTCGCGTTGCGCTTGCCGCTGATCGACCCGGTGCTGATCCTGACGTTCCTCGGCTATGGCGTGGCGCTGATCGCCCTCGCTCGACCCGGGCCCGACGGCCTGGACCGGGTGAAGCTCGATGGAGCGATCCCGCTGCACCGGGCGCTGCAGGCCACCGGCCTGCTCCTGGTCTTCTCCGCCGCCACCGATGCCGTCATCGCCGCCGACCTCTTCGGCGTGGAGCGAGCCCATATCGGCCTGATCTCGGGCCTCGGCAGCCTGTGCTCCCTGGTCCTCCTGGCGGTCGCCGCCATCGCGGCCGGCGACGAGGTGCCCGACACGCAGGCGGATGCGCCGCCCGCCGCGCCCGAACCCGAGGCGGACGACGCCCGCATCCTCGCCGAGCTCGACGCGCTGATGGCGACGAGAGGCCTCTACCGCGACCCCGAGCTCAGCCTCGACCGCCTGGCGCGGCGGCTGGGGCTGCCGGCGCGCCGGATCTCGGCGGCGATCAACCGCACGCGCGCGGTCAACGTCTCGCAATATGTCAACGAGCACCGCATCGCCGCAGCCTGCCGGGCCCTGCGCGACAGCGAGGCGCCGATCACCACGATCCTCTACGACGTCGGATTCCAGACCAAGTCGAACTTCAACCGCGAGTTCCTGCGCGTCACCGGCACCAGCCCGAGCCGCTGGCGCGCCGGGCGGGGCGCGCCAGCCGCCGGGAGGCAAGACCCTCAGGCGGCGGAATGA
- a CDS encoding efflux RND transporter periplasmic adaptor subunit encodes MTAPLLADPSRHDDMAARLRSLAIPRPAPPPGPAGPVPGDRRAHRRVALLAGVLLLPPGLWALAGRGPALLPEPAAPEPRAVPVPLSPPAEAASIVASGVVVALRRAVLRPEVTGRIVAIAVKAGDRVAAGQRIARLDATLAEADAALARSRAAAAETTVRIAEIELRDARQPLARLQALARRQFASDADVTAASLKVERLEAALVAARQALDAARIEAGRAEAALARYGLDAPFDGVIAARLAAPGDMVTPGGEDGGAGRGVAVLVDPEALAVDVDVAETGIGRIALGAGAGVTLDAFPDRPLAMRVATVLPEASHEKGTVTVRLAFPPGVPGPAGTPGLPAGMLPGMAAKARFTAIATAMAPAVATAAATPIHRKE; translated from the coding sequence ATGACCGCCCCCCTCCTCGCCGATCCCTCGCGACACGACGACATGGCCGCCAGGCTGCGCTCGCTGGCCATCCCCAGGCCCGCGCCGCCGCCCGGCCCGGCCGGGCCCGTCCCCGGCGACCGGCGCGCCCATCGCCGCGTCGCCCTGCTGGCGGGCGTCCTGCTGCTCCCGCCCGGCCTCTGGGCGCTGGCCGGGCGCGGACCTGCCTTGCTCCCAGAGCCGGCGGCGCCGGAGCCGCGGGCCGTGCCCGTGCCGCTGTCCCCGCCGGCGGAGGCCGCTTCGATCGTCGCCTCGGGCGTGGTGGTGGCGCTGCGCCGGGCCGTGCTGCGCCCGGAGGTGACGGGCCGCATCGTCGCGATCGCGGTCAAGGCCGGCGACCGGGTGGCGGCGGGCCAGCGCATCGCCCGCCTCGACGCAACGCTGGCCGAGGCCGACGCGGCGCTCGCCCGGTCGCGGGCGGCCGCGGCCGAGACGACGGTGCGCATCGCCGAGATCGAGCTCCGCGACGCGCGCCAGCCGCTGGCCCGGCTCCAGGCGCTCGCCCGCCGGCAATTCGCCAGCGACGCCGACGTGACGGCGGCGAGCCTCAAGGTCGAGCGGCTCGAGGCGGCGCTGGTCGCGGCGCGCCAGGCCCTGGATGCGGCGCGGATCGAGGCCGGGCGGGCCGAGGCGGCGCTCGCCCGCTACGGGCTCGATGCGCCGTTCGACGGCGTCATCGCCGCACGTCTCGCCGCGCCCGGCGACATGGTCACGCCCGGCGGCGAGGATGGGGGAGCCGGCCGCGGCGTTGCCGTGCTGGTCGACCCGGAGGCCCTGGCCGTCGACGTCGACGTCGCCGAGACCGGCATCGGCCGGATCGCCCTGGGCGCGGGCGCGGGCGTCACCCTCGACGCCTTTCCCGACCGTCCTCTCGCCATGCGCGTCGCGACCGTCCTGCCGGAGGCCTCGCACGAAAAGGGCACGGTGACGGTCCGCCTCGCTTTCCCGCCGGGCGTGCCGGGCCCCGCCGGCACGCCCGGCCTGCCGGCGGGCATGCTGCCGGGCATGGCCGCGAAGGCGCGCTTCACCGCCATCGCGACAGCGATGGCGCCCGCCGTCGCCACCGCGGCGGCGACACCGATCCACCGCAAGGAGTAG
- a CDS encoding ABC transporter ATP-binding protein, giving the protein MERDTSVNLQHVAKSYRTRRQGLPIFEDLTLDIPDGDFLAVMGPSGSGKSTMLNLIGGIDRPDRGEIRVGGQRIDTMGEAALARWRAGHVGFVFQFYNLMPMLTAAENVELPLLLTPLTRRQRRERVATVLDLVGLAERARHRPGELSGGQMQRVGIARAIAADPCLLLCDEPTGDLDRQSADDILRMLGLLNAELGKTIVMVTHDEAAARAARRVLRLDKGRFVADGSRFVADGGRP; this is encoded by the coding sequence ATGGAGCGCGACACGTCGGTCAATCTGCAGCACGTGGCCAAGAGCTACCGGACCCGCAGGCAGGGCCTGCCCATCTTCGAGGACCTGACGCTCGACATTCCCGACGGCGACTTCCTCGCCGTCATGGGACCGTCCGGCTCGGGAAAGTCGACCATGCTCAACCTGATCGGCGGCATCGACCGGCCCGACCGGGGCGAGATCCGGGTCGGGGGCCAGCGCATCGACACGATGGGCGAGGCGGCCCTGGCGCGCTGGCGGGCCGGCCATGTCGGCTTCGTCTTCCAGTTCTACAACCTGATGCCGATGCTGACCGCGGCCGAGAATGTCGAGCTGCCGCTGCTGCTCACCCCGCTGACCCGGCGCCAGCGGCGCGAGCGCGTCGCGACGGTGCTCGACCTCGTCGGCCTCGCCGAGCGGGCGCGCCATCGGCCGGGGGAACTCTCCGGCGGCCAGATGCAGCGCGTCGGCATCGCCCGGGCGATCGCCGCCGACCCCTGCCTGCTCCTGTGCGACGAGCCGACGGGCGATCTCGACCGGCAGTCCGCCGACGACATCCTGCGCATGCTCGGCCTGCTCAACGCCGAGCTCGGCAAGACCATCGTCATGGTGACGCATGACGAGGCCGCCGCCCGGGCGGCGCGGCGGGTGCTGCGCCTCGACAAGGGTCGCTTCGTTGCCGACGGGTCCCGCTTCGTCGCCGATGGAGGCCGGCCGTGA
- a CDS encoding ABC transporter permease — protein MTLASLVRANLMRKPGRSLLLVLSVAIAFLIFGVLASFSTGFQGTDDTSGRLVVTSRVGSNEPLPIRLLERIERIEGVAAVSYTTRLRAYAGDPRNVVGASAVDPGRTAAVFGTDYALTPDLVAAIGAVRDGALVGRTLAENQGWRVGQRIALTSMAYRRLGGGSTFTFEIVGIFDGRRPTVDTAFLMVRYDAFNEARAEGRDMVGGFSVLPAKPEQGEAVARAIDQAFANSGSETRTRSEVAFMQAFMEEMADIATIITLVVGAAFATLLMIVGNTMAFAIGERTAEIGVLKTLGLTGPAVMAIVLAETGLISLAGGLIGLGLAFAAAALVGGEVGLVFTSAIVLQALALIVLVALVTGAAPAVRALRLPIPVALQRR, from the coding sequence GTGACGCTCGCGAGCCTCGTGCGCGCCAATCTCATGCGCAAGCCCGGCCGCAGCCTGCTGCTGGTCCTCAGCGTCGCCATTGCCTTCCTGATCTTCGGGGTGCTGGCGAGCTTCTCCACCGGCTTCCAAGGGACGGACGACACCTCCGGCCGGCTGGTCGTCACCAGCAGGGTCGGCAGCAACGAGCCGTTGCCGATCCGCCTGCTCGAACGGATCGAGCGGATCGAGGGCGTCGCGGCAGTCAGCTACACGACACGCCTGCGCGCCTATGCCGGCGATCCGCGCAACGTGGTCGGCGCCAGCGCCGTCGATCCCGGGCGCACCGCCGCCGTCTTCGGCACGGACTACGCGCTGACGCCCGACCTCGTCGCGGCCATCGGCGCCGTGCGCGACGGGGCGCTGGTCGGGCGGACGCTGGCTGAGAATCAGGGCTGGCGGGTGGGCCAGCGCATCGCGCTCACCAGCATGGCCTATCGCCGCCTCGGCGGCGGCAGCACCTTCACCTTCGAGATCGTCGGCATCTTCGACGGCCGGCGCCCGACGGTGGATACGGCCTTTCTCATGGTGCGCTACGACGCCTTCAACGAGGCCCGCGCCGAGGGGCGCGACATGGTCGGCGGCTTCAGCGTGCTGCCGGCGAAGCCGGAGCAGGGCGAGGCCGTCGCCCGCGCCATCGACCAGGCCTTCGCCAATTCCGGTTCGGAGACCCGCACGCGCAGTGAGGTCGCCTTCATGCAGGCCTTCATGGAGGAGATGGCCGACATCGCCACCATCATCACCCTGGTCGTCGGCGCCGCGTTCGCGACGCTCCTGATGATCGTCGGCAACACCATGGCCTTCGCCATCGGCGAGCGCACGGCCGAGATCGGGGTGCTGAAGACGCTCGGCCTCACCGGCCCGGCCGTCATGGCCATCGTCCTGGCCGAGACCGGGCTGATCAGCCTCGCCGGCGGGCTGATCGGCCTCGGCCTCGCCTTCGCGGCAGCCGCGCTCGTCGGCGGCGAGGTTGGCCTGGTCTTCACGTCGGCCATCGTCCTGCAGGCGCTGGCGCTCATCGTCCTCGTCGCGCTGGTCACCGGAGCCGCCCCGGCGGTGCGCGCCCTGCGCCTGCCCATTCCTGTCGCCCTGCAGCGGAGATAG
- a CDS encoding ABC transporter permease, which translates to MSSLFGQSLALGRANLSTLGRRPWMSLAMVVSIALVVAVLLGFLAMAGGFRRALEGAGSDDVAIGLGPGATTELASRIEPAQLHLIEEAPGLLHGADGRALVSAELTVPVDAVRRSTGRPATVSLRGVGALGLAVRPGLAIVEGRAPAPGAAEILVGRRIAADYAGFEPGGIVAFGSSRWQVVGVFEAGGSALESEILADASAVQALFGRPNLIQSLRLRLAGPAALGEVQAYSARQPQLGLTLVSERRYLADQSARTARMILLLGWPLALTMAVGATVGALNTLYASVSDRTAEIATVRAIGFARLAAFLGTWIEALALTLAGTAAGVLGSWLVLDGWKASTVGANGAQVAFTLGLSPGDVAEAAGLALVIGAIGGALPALRAARLPLRLAMTR; encoded by the coding sequence ATGTCCAGCCTCTTCGGCCAGTCCCTGGCGCTCGGCCGCGCCAACCTCTCGACTCTCGGCCGCCGGCCCTGGATGTCGCTCGCCATGGTGGTGTCGATCGCGCTCGTCGTTGCCGTGCTGCTCGGCTTCCTGGCCATGGCCGGCGGCTTCCGCCGGGCCTTGGAGGGCGCGGGATCCGATGACGTGGCGATCGGGCTCGGTCCCGGCGCCACCACCGAGCTCGCCAGCCGCATCGAGCCGGCACAGCTGCACCTGATCGAGGAGGCGCCCGGCCTGCTGCACGGGGCGGACGGCCGCGCGCTGGTCTCGGCCGAGCTCACCGTGCCGGTCGACGCGGTGCGGCGGTCGACCGGCCGGCCCGCGACCGTGTCGCTGCGCGGTGTCGGCGCCCTCGGGCTCGCCGTCCGCCCCGGCCTCGCCATCGTCGAGGGCCGCGCGCCGGCGCCGGGCGCGGCGGAGATCCTGGTCGGCCGGCGCATCGCCGCCGACTATGCCGGCTTCGAGCCCGGCGGCATCGTCGCCTTCGGCTCGTCGCGCTGGCAGGTGGTCGGCGTGTTCGAAGCCGGCGGCTCGGCGCTGGAATCGGAGATCCTCGCGGATGCCTCCGCGGTGCAGGCCCTGTTCGGCCGTCCGAACCTGATCCAGAGCCTGCGTCTGCGCCTCGCCGGCCCCGCGGCGCTGGGAGAGGTGCAGGCCTATTCAGCGAGGCAGCCGCAGCTCGGCCTGACCCTCGTCTCCGAGCGGCGCTATCTCGCCGACCAGTCGGCGCGCACCGCGCGGATGATCCTGCTGCTCGGCTGGCCGCTGGCCCTGACCATGGCGGTCGGCGCGACGGTCGGAGCGCTCAACACGCTCTATGCCTCCGTCTCGGACCGGACGGCGGAGATCGCCACGGTGCGCGCCATCGGCTTTGCCCGCCTGGCGGCCTTTCTCGGCACCTGGATCGAGGCGCTGGCGCTGACGCTCGCCGGCACCGCCGCCGGCGTCCTCGGCTCATGGCTGGTGCTGGACGGGTGGAAAGCCTCGACCGTCGGCGCCAACGGCGCACAGGTCGCCTTCACGCTCGGCCTGTCGCCCGGCGACGTCGCCGAGGCCGCCGGCCTCGCCCTGGTGATCGGCGCGATCGGCGGCGCTCTGCCGGCGCTGCGGGCTGCCCGGCTGCCGCTGCGGCTCGCCATGACCCGGTGA